From Salinibacter grassmerensis, the proteins below share one genomic window:
- a CDS encoding mechanosensitive ion channel family protein — protein sequence MAGTTDILRRIQVEGLLVVAAILGGAVVLTLMVQRYGPRLAEQVPGRYRLSVLALVPLLRLVIIAGALALIIPQLIEPTFENLVAVLGTVGVALGFALKEYVSSLIAGIVVVYEGAYRPGDWVEVDGEYGEVRSVGMRAMEMVTPDDTVVVVPHQALWTNPIHNANDGTQDLQCVTDFYLDPKHDGQQVRALLHDVALTSPYLQIERPVDVVATERPWGTHYRLKAYPVDPRDQFRFTTDLTVRGKAALREAEVSPAQVRGLVE from the coding sequence ATGGCCGGGACAACAGACATACTGCGAAGGATTCAGGTCGAGGGCCTGCTGGTGGTCGCGGCCATCTTGGGGGGCGCCGTGGTGCTCACGCTGATGGTGCAGCGCTATGGCCCACGGCTTGCGGAGCAGGTGCCCGGGCGCTACCGGCTCTCGGTCCTGGCCCTGGTGCCGCTGCTGCGCCTCGTGATTATTGCGGGGGCCCTCGCGCTCATTATCCCACAACTGATTGAACCGACCTTCGAGAATCTGGTCGCCGTTCTGGGGACGGTGGGCGTGGCGCTCGGGTTTGCGCTCAAGGAGTACGTGAGCAGCCTGATCGCGGGCATCGTCGTCGTTTACGAAGGGGCGTACCGTCCGGGCGACTGGGTGGAGGTGGACGGCGAGTACGGGGAGGTCCGGTCCGTCGGCATGCGCGCGATGGAGATGGTGACGCCCGACGACACGGTCGTTGTCGTGCCGCACCAGGCCTTGTGGACCAACCCTATCCACAACGCCAACGACGGGACGCAGGACCTGCAGTGCGTAACGGACTTCTACCTCGACCCCAAGCACGACGGCCAACAGGTGCGGGCCCTCCTACACGACGTGGCCCTCACGAGTCCCTACCTACAGATTGAGCGTCCCGTCGACGTCGTCGCGACGGAGCGGCCCTGGGGGACGCACTATCGCCTGAAGGCGTATCCGGTGGATCCCCGTGACCAGTTTCGCTTCACGACCGACCTGACGGTGCGGGGAAAAGCAGCGCTGCGGGAGGCGGAGGTCTCGCCGGCCCAGGTTCGGGGCCTTGTCGAGTGA
- a CDS encoding OprO/OprP family phosphate-selective porin has translation MTSFATVLRRSALGLAALLIGLGAHPAAAQSPGGAGVTVGAGDALRVGGLVQADAYLGREAGPNDGFRARSARLRLGGQAEGLSYVVQTDFTSSSREAPSSLLDAFVQVPLANRLRLRGGLFKTPYSAEFLAPRPRIRFAERARVVNALAPNRQAGVQLTGDLTAEASDAQVTATLGAFNGTRGLSTNDNENLLYLGRLTGSAPLGPGTLDVGASGGYSIDGQVSIPNTLPNTVSTFTGTRALFQADAQYETDRWLLAGALHAADLEYDDEDPATGINSQSPFGYYATAGLNVADGHQVLARLEGYDPDSAGRTPDDQFVLGYNYDASSVLRVVVNYKASTEDVADGFFTGRLQVAF, from the coding sequence ATGACGTCGTTTGCTACCGTCTTGAGACGATCTGCTCTGGGACTTGCTGCGCTGCTTATCGGGCTGGGGGCTCATCCGGCAGCCGCCCAGTCGCCTGGAGGAGCCGGGGTTACGGTTGGGGCCGGCGATGCCCTCCGCGTGGGCGGCCTCGTGCAGGCGGATGCCTACCTGGGACGGGAGGCCGGTCCCAACGACGGCTTCCGGGCCCGAAGTGCGCGGCTTCGGCTCGGGGGACAGGCCGAAGGGCTCTCGTACGTCGTGCAGACCGACTTCACGTCGTCGAGCCGTGAAGCGCCGAGCTCACTTCTTGACGCGTTTGTCCAGGTCCCGCTTGCCAACCGGCTCCGGCTTCGTGGAGGACTCTTCAAAACGCCGTACAGCGCCGAATTTCTGGCGCCGCGTCCCCGCATCCGATTCGCCGAGCGGGCCCGTGTGGTCAACGCCCTCGCCCCGAACCGACAGGCCGGGGTTCAGCTCACGGGAGACCTGACGGCCGAGGCGAGTGATGCACAGGTAACGGCCACCCTCGGGGCCTTCAACGGCACGCGAGGCCTCAGCACGAACGACAACGAGAACCTTCTCTACCTAGGGCGCCTGACCGGGAGCGCGCCCCTCGGACCCGGCACGCTCGACGTGGGGGCGAGCGGAGGCTACAGCATCGACGGCCAAGTGTCGATTCCAAATACGCTTCCGAACACCGTGTCCACGTTCACGGGCACCCGTGCTCTCTTCCAGGCCGACGCCCAGTACGAGACCGACCGGTGGCTGCTGGCCGGGGCCCTTCACGCGGCCGACCTGGAGTACGACGACGAGGACCCCGCCACCGGAATAAATTCCCAGTCTCCCTTCGGCTACTACGCGACGGCCGGGCTGAATGTCGCCGATGGGCATCAAGTGCTCGCGCGACTGGAGGGCTACGACCCCGATTCGGCCGGGCGGACTCCGGACGACCAATTTGTGCTCGGATACAACTACGACGCCTCGTCGGTCTTGCGGGTGGTGGTGAACTATAAGGCGTCGACCGAGGACGTGGCCGACGGCTTCTTCACGGGGCGACTGCAGGTGGCCTTCTAG
- a CDS encoding transporter, whose translation MAPSSATGQISADRPGFGDGTATVAPGTFQAELGAAAANDDFGTNAELGQLLLRYGVADILELRGGVGSAALDAPDTEYTGTSVGGKLRLVQSSLSALSVVSTWDFPTGSGAFENDRVSQTLALAFNGALGEGLGLSVNAGTSVPYGGDADPSYLFIPTLSFDVADRVGGYVGYAGFYSTGLNQNYVEAGLTLLSSPDTQLDVNTGLQVDENRSAFFAGLGLAHRF comes from the coding sequence ATGGCCCCCTCGTCCGCGACGGGGCAGATCTCCGCGGATCGTCCCGGGTTCGGGGACGGCACGGCGACGGTCGCGCCCGGCACCTTCCAGGCTGAGCTCGGGGCCGCTGCGGCCAACGATGACTTTGGCACCAACGCCGAGCTCGGGCAGCTGCTGCTGCGCTATGGCGTGGCCGACATTCTGGAACTGCGGGGCGGGGTGGGCTCCGCTGCGCTTGACGCCCCCGATACTGAGTATACCGGCACGAGCGTCGGCGGGAAGCTCCGTCTCGTCCAGTCGTCTCTGTCTGCACTCAGCGTGGTCAGCACCTGGGACTTTCCCACCGGATCGGGCGCATTCGAGAACGACCGTGTGTCTCAAACACTGGCGCTTGCCTTCAACGGCGCCCTCGGGGAGGGCCTCGGCCTCTCGGTCAACGCCGGCACCTCAGTCCCCTACGGCGGCGACGCGGATCCGTCGTACCTCTTCATTCCGACCCTGAGCTTCGACGTTGCGGACCGCGTGGGTGGGTACGTCGGCTACGCCGGCTTCTACTCCACAGGCCTGAACCAAAACTACGTGGAGGCGGGCCTGACCCTCCTGTCGAGCCCGGACACCCAGCTGGACGTCAACACCGGGCTCCAGGTGGACGAGAACCGGAGCGCGTTCTTCGCCGGCCTCGGCCTGGCCCACCGTTTCTAG
- a CDS encoding mechanosensitive ion channel family protein: MEQWWTLAVDYVTSPQAANALKALVKVLAGLALGRLAGNGLARLFAEEDAQRAMIIRRGAFYGIAGLFTASALMELGFDLSVLLGAAGILTVALGFASQTSASNVISGLFLLGERPFSVGDVIRVNGTTGEVLSVDLLSVKLRTFDNLFVRIPNETMIKSEVTNLRRFSIRRIDLQIGVAYKEDLRAVRDVLMEVADRNPLCLEEPTPSVLFDGFADSSMNYQFRVWAKTENFLDLRNSIPVEIKDAFDEHDIEIPFPHRTLYTGSETTPFPVQQAGDEGDSSPSTSNPEPT; this comes from the coding sequence ATGGAGCAGTGGTGGACCCTTGCCGTCGACTACGTAACGAGTCCGCAGGCCGCAAACGCCCTCAAGGCCCTCGTAAAAGTACTCGCCGGCCTTGCGCTAGGCCGCCTGGCCGGGAACGGTCTCGCTCGCCTCTTCGCGGAGGAGGACGCCCAACGCGCCATGATCATCCGGCGGGGCGCGTTTTACGGCATTGCCGGGCTGTTCACGGCCTCGGCCCTCATGGAGCTCGGGTTCGACCTGAGCGTGCTGCTCGGGGCGGCCGGCATCCTGACCGTCGCGCTTGGGTTTGCCTCCCAGACGTCGGCCTCCAACGTCATCAGCGGCCTCTTTCTGCTGGGCGAGCGCCCGTTTTCGGTCGGCGACGTCATCCGCGTGAACGGCACCACCGGCGAGGTGCTGTCGGTCGACCTCCTTTCGGTCAAGCTTCGTACCTTCGACAATCTGTTCGTCCGGATTCCGAACGAGACGATGATCAAGTCGGAGGTGACCAACCTGCGCCGCTTCTCCATCCGGCGAATCGACCTGCAGATCGGCGTCGCCTACAAAGAGGACCTGCGGGCGGTGCGGGACGTACTGATGGAGGTGGCCGACCGCAATCCGCTGTGCCTGGAGGAGCCCACTCCCAGCGTCCTCTTCGACGGATTTGCCGACTCGTCGATGAACTATCAGTTCCGCGTGTGGGCCAAGACCGAGAATTTTCTCGACCTCCGGAACAGCATCCCGGTCGAGATCAAAGACGCCTTCGACGAGCACGACATCGAGATTCCATTTCCCCACCGGACCCTCTACACCGGCAGCGAGACGACCCCGTTTCCGGTGCAGCAGGCGGGCGATGAGGGCGACTCGTCCCCCTCCACTTCTAACCCGGAACCGACCTAG
- a CDS encoding SLC13 family permease translates to MFVVLGLIAVVLVLFITEAIPIDMTALGVIVAVVLLEPWTGVGPTDGISGFASPATVTVLAMFVLSEGVRRTGVLRRIGNWIVDWAKGSFYKQYGALVGLSGTTAGVINNTPVVAMMIPMAINIARKTKMSPSKLLMPISFASMLGGMLTVIGTSTSILASDVSARLIGHPFSMFEFTALGAIVLATGVVYLMAVGHRLLPERIRPEEDLTDEFEMSGYLTEVVVTEESPLVGVAVRQALAALDLDIDVMQMRRDGEAFAAPLGPKQFRAGDVLLLRTSRDSLVELMQAQKLEPVVHTKITQDDVEIEQQKEVLIEVVLLSDNPLLGETLRSVRFAQQYDALVLAIRRHGKLLYDEIDAMPLRGGDTLLVQASVPAVEQFERNRTFVVVQDDEETSFRSEKLPLALGIVGLVVGLAALEVMPILVSALGGVVAMVATGCVRPTEVYEAVDWSVIVLLAGLIPLGMAMERSGTAGYLAHGVTAVSEGIPAFALLLVFYVFTSLVTQLISNNASVILMIPMAVEAAQLTGADPFSFVLAVTFAASGALLTPIGYQTNLMVYGPGGYRFTDFLRMGAPLQVLLAIVTCGGIWLLWGV, encoded by the coding sequence ATGTTCGTCGTGTTGGGGCTCATCGCCGTCGTGCTCGTCCTGTTCATCACGGAAGCCATCCCGATCGACATGACTGCCCTCGGGGTCATCGTGGCGGTCGTGCTGTTGGAGCCGTGGACGGGCGTAGGGCCGACAGACGGCATATCGGGCTTTGCGAGCCCGGCCACCGTCACGGTGCTGGCGATGTTCGTGCTCAGTGAGGGCGTCCGGCGCACAGGGGTGCTTCGGCGGATTGGAAACTGGATCGTGGACTGGGCGAAGGGGAGCTTTTACAAGCAGTACGGAGCGCTGGTCGGGCTCTCCGGTACCACCGCGGGCGTCATCAACAACACCCCCGTCGTGGCGATGATGATTCCGATGGCGATCAACATTGCCCGGAAGACGAAGATGTCGCCGTCGAAACTGTTGATGCCCATCTCCTTCGCGTCGATGCTGGGCGGAATGCTTACGGTCATCGGGACCTCCACCTCCATCCTGGCGAGCGACGTGAGCGCGCGCCTGATTGGGCATCCGTTTTCGATGTTTGAGTTTACGGCGCTGGGGGCGATCGTGCTGGCAACGGGCGTCGTGTACCTGATGGCAGTGGGGCACCGGCTGTTGCCGGAGCGCATCAGGCCGGAGGAGGACCTGACCGACGAGTTTGAGATGAGCGGCTACCTGACGGAGGTCGTGGTGACGGAGGAATCTCCCCTGGTCGGGGTTGCGGTCCGGCAGGCACTAGCCGCGTTGGACCTCGACATCGACGTCATGCAGATGCGCCGCGATGGGGAGGCGTTTGCCGCCCCGCTCGGGCCCAAGCAATTCCGCGCGGGCGACGTGCTCCTGCTGCGGACGAGTCGCGATTCGCTGGTGGAGCTGATGCAGGCCCAGAAACTGGAGCCGGTGGTGCATACGAAGATCACGCAGGATGACGTTGAGATCGAGCAGCAGAAGGAGGTGCTCATCGAGGTGGTGTTGCTGTCGGACAATCCGCTCCTCGGTGAGACGCTACGGTCGGTCCGGTTTGCGCAGCAGTACGACGCGCTGGTGCTCGCCATTCGGCGGCACGGGAAACTGCTCTACGACGAGATCGACGCGATGCCATTGCGTGGGGGCGACACGCTGCTCGTCCAGGCCTCGGTTCCCGCCGTCGAACAATTCGAGCGGAACCGAACCTTCGTGGTCGTGCAGGACGACGAGGAGACGTCTTTTCGGAGTGAGAAGCTCCCGCTTGCCCTCGGCATTGTGGGGCTGGTGGTGGGGCTTGCGGCCCTGGAGGTGATGCCCATCCTCGTCTCGGCCCTGGGCGGAGTCGTGGCCATGGTGGCCACGGGCTGCGTGCGGCCCACCGAAGTGTACGAGGCGGTAGACTGGAGCGTGATCGTGCTCCTGGCCGGCCTCATTCCGCTGGGGATGGCCATGGAGCGGTCCGGCACCGCGGGGTACCTAGCCCACGGGGTGACGGCCGTGTCGGAGGGAATTCCCGCCTTCGCGCTGCTGCTCGTCTTCTACGTCTTCACCAGCCTCGTCACCCAACTGATCAGCAACAATGCCAGCGTCATTCTGATGATTCCGATGGCCGTGGAGGCGGCCCAGCTGACGGGGGCGGATCCGTTTTCGTTCGTCCTCGCGGTGACGTTCGCCGCGAGCGGGGCCTTGCTCACCCCGATCGGCTACCAGACCAACCTGATGGTGTACGGGCCGGGCGGGTACCGCTTTACCGACTTCCTGCGGATGGGGGCGCCGCTGCAGGTGCTGCTCGCCATTGTCACCTGCGGGGGCATCTGGCTGCTGTGGGGGGTGTAG
- the mscL gene encoding large conductance mechanosensitive channel protein MscL, producing MLEEYKKFAIRGNVIDMAVGIIIGGAFGTVVQSLVKDILTPSLGLLTGGIDFANLFFVLREGTPGAPYTTLQAAQDAGAVTVNVGTFINAVVSFLIVSFAVFLLVRYINQLREPDEGPSPPKTIKKCPHCVSDVPVQATRCPHCTSDLPEPSEADSA from the coding sequence ATGCTCGAGGAGTACAAGAAGTTTGCGATCCGCGGCAACGTCATCGACATGGCCGTGGGCATCATCATCGGCGGGGCATTCGGGACGGTCGTGCAATCCCTCGTCAAGGACATCCTTACGCCGTCGCTCGGCCTACTGACCGGGGGCATCGACTTTGCAAACTTGTTCTTCGTTCTTCGGGAGGGGACGCCCGGGGCCCCGTACACCACCCTGCAGGCGGCCCAAGACGCCGGGGCCGTCACGGTCAACGTTGGGACGTTCATCAACGCGGTGGTCAGCTTTCTGATCGTCTCGTTCGCGGTCTTTCTGCTGGTCCGCTACATCAACCAGCTGCGCGAGCCCGACGAAGGGCCGTCGCCCCCGAAGACGATCAAGAAGTGCCCGCACTGCGTCTCCGACGTGCCAGTCCAGGCCACCCGTTGTCCTCATTGCACGTCCGATCTTCCGGAGCCCAGCGAGGCGGATTCTGCATAG